In the genome of Bacteroidota bacterium, the window GCCAAGCAGGTCCTCTTCCACTCGCTGCGGACTGCGTCAGGAACGACGGGACGGAGGAGACGCAGCTTCTCTGTAACGCAGGCTAGACAGCGCGTTGCAGAGTTAATTGAGGACTTCAGTCCACTGCGGGCACTGGAAACGTTTGGAATACTGGAGCAGAACGTCGCTGATCTCTGCTCGCAGCTCAATGGCAACTGAGGCACAGGAGAAAGCCGCCGTAGGGCGTGAGGGCGTCATGCGGGTCCATGCGCAGCAGGCGAGGTAGCTGCGCGGACGTAACGCTGGGCGGTCGTACGTGCTAGCGCGCCACGTACGGTCGTCGGGAGGACGGCGGCGGGGCGGGGCACACCCCCTGTTTCCGTTCGCAGTCGCTTCGCTCCCAGGCGAACGAAAACTGTCCCCCTCGCCCGCGAGGGGGACAGATCGAACGCAGTGAGATCAGGGGGTGAACGTCGCAGCGATGGCCTCCAGCACCGCATACGCATCCGTGAAGACGGCCTCGTTGCGGAAGCACAGCACGCGGAGGCCCTCCGCTTCGAGGTGACGCTGGCGTTCGGCGTCGTAGGCGGTGCGCTCGGGCGTGTCGTGGACGCTGCCGTCGAGCTCGATCACGAGCGACTCGGCGCGGTAGTAGAAGTCCACGATGTACGACCCGATGCCGTGCTGGCGGCGGAACTTGCGCCCGCGGAGTTGGCGGCGTTGCAGGAAGACCCACAGCACCGCCTCGGCGGACGTGCCGTGCGAGCGGAAGTGCTGCCGGGTCGGCTTCTGGCGTGGGAGGTTGCGCGTACGCATGAGCAAGGAGGAGCAGTTTATCCCGCTAGACACGCGGCAACGCGCGCTGTAACGGCCGGCTATCTTCTGTGAAGGAAATTCGAAGCCGGTGGAACGTTTGCGTAGGCGCTGCCGTCTCTCGCTTTCTGTTCTCCCGGCTTTTCCCCGCTACCGTTCATGCTCGTCAGCACCACCTCGTCCCTCGATGGCCGTCCCGTCACGGAGTACCTCGGCCTCGTCTCAGGCGAGGCGATTCTCGGCGCGAACGTGGTCCGTGACTTCTTCGCGGGCATCCGCGACGTGATTGGCGGGCGCTCCGGGGCCTACGAGCGCGAGTTGCGCAAGGCCAAGGACATCGCGCTCGACGAGATGACAGACGCTGCCACCGACCTCGGAGCCGATGCTGTGATTGGCGTCGACCTTGACTACCAGACGGTCGGACAGGGCATGCTCATGGTCACAGCTTCCGGCACGGCGGTCCGCCTCCGCTGATCGCCGCCGTTGGGCGTCTACGCTGACGCCGCTACCACCGCTCACTCCCCGCTGCACCCCGCCTCGTCTCACGCAGCCACCCCGCGCCCATGCAAGCCCCCGCGTCCCCTCCACCCC includes:
- a CDS encoding endonuclease domain-containing protein, which produces MRTRNLPRQKPTRQHFRSHGTSAEAVLWVFLQRRQLRGRKFRRQHGIGSYIVDFYYRAESLVIELDGSVHDTPERTAYDAERQRHLEAEGLRVLCFRNEAVFTDAYAVLEAIAATFTP
- a CDS encoding heavy metal-binding domain-containing protein is translated as MLVSTTSSLDGRPVTEYLGLVSGEAILGANVVRDFFAGIRDVIGGRSGAYERELRKAKDIALDEMTDAATDLGADAVIGVDLDYQTVGQGMLMVTASGTAVRLR